Proteins from a genomic interval of Pseudoruegeria sp. SHC-113:
- a CDS encoding NADH-quinone oxidoreductase subunit J produces MTVADFAFYVFAITAVVAGLFVVVSRNPVHSVLWLILTFLSAAGLFVILGAEFVAMLLVIVYVGAVAVLFLFVVMMLDVDFAELRGEMAKFVPLALLIGVVLLMEIGLAIGVWQFADQAEGLRAAVTPALSEAHNTEALGRLIYTDYIYLFQAAGLILLVAMIGAIVLTLRHRPDVKRQDVLAQMYRDPAKAMDVVDVKPGQGLEG; encoded by the coding sequence ATGACAGTCGCCGATTTCGCCTTTTACGTCTTTGCCATCACCGCTGTGGTGGCCGGGCTTTTCGTTGTCGTGAGCCGCAACCCGGTGCATTCGGTGCTCTGGCTGATCCTCACCTTCTTGTCGGCCGCTGGGCTCTTCGTGATCCTCGGGGCGGAATTCGTCGCCATGCTTCTGGTGATCGTCTACGTCGGCGCGGTGGCGGTGCTCTTCCTCTTCGTGGTGATGATGCTCGACGTGGATTTCGCCGAGCTGCGCGGGGAGATGGCGAAATTCGTGCCGCTGGCGCTTCTGATCGGTGTGGTGCTGCTGATGGAGATCGGGCTTGCGATCGGCGTCTGGCAGTTTGCCGATCAGGCCGAAGGCCTGCGCGCCGCCGTGACGCCGGCGCTTTCCGAAGCGCATAACACCGAAGCCCTCGGGCGGCTGATCTACACCGATTACATCTACCTCTTTCAGGCCGCGGGCCTGATCCTGCTTGTTGCCATGATCGGCGCCATCGTGCTGACCCTGCGCCACCGCCCCGACGTGAAACGTCAGGACGTGCTGGCGCAGATGTACCGCGATCCGGCCAAGGCGATGGACGTGGTGGATGTGAAGCCCGGCCAAGGGCTCGAAGGATAA
- the nuoL gene encoding NADH-quinone oxidoreductase subunit L, with the protein MASIVLFAPLIGAILCGFGWKIIGETAAQWVATGLLFVSAFFSWIIFLTFDGTMEQIHILDWIQSGSLDTAWAIRLDRLTAIMLIVITTVSSLVHLYSFGYMDHDPQWKKGEVYKPRFFAYLSFFTFAMLMLVTADNLVQMFFGWEGVGVASYLLIGFYYRKPSANAAAIKAFVVNRVGDFGFALGIFALFYLVDSINFDDVFAAGPALAETNLHFLWREWNAANLIGFLLFIGAMGKSAQLFLHTWLPDAMEGPTPVSALIHAATMVTAGVFLVCRMSPLMEYAPGAQTFIIYIGASTAFFAATVGLVQNDIKRVIAYSTCSQLGYMFVAAGVGVYSAAMFHLFTHAFFKAMLFLGAGSVIHAMHHEQDMRNYGGLRKKIPYTYWAMMIGTLAITGVGIPLTHIGFAGFLSKDAIIESAFGAQSDAGMYAFWMLVVAACMTSFYSWRLMFLTFFGKPRGDKHTHEHAHESPMVMLVPLGVLSLGAIFAGMIWFGSFFGTHDQVNKFFGIPDHHAEASESHGDAHGDDHAKAEGDDHAVAKDEHAEDKAHGEGADHAAEHASDDHAATAALHHGQAPVGAIYMRPENHVMDNAHHAPKWVKVSPFIAMLIGLSLAYLFYIVNPSLPKRLAASQEPLYKFLLNKWYFDEAYDFLFVRSSKALGNFFWKKGDGDVIDGGINGLAMGVIPFFTRLAGRAQSGYLFHYAFAMVIGIVILVSWMVIGGGAN; encoded by the coding sequence ATGGCCAGCATCGTCCTCTTTGCCCCGCTCATCGGCGCCATCCTCTGCGGTTTCGGCTGGAAGATCATCGGCGAAACCGCCGCCCAATGGGTGGCCACGGGGCTTCTCTTCGTCTCCGCCTTCTTCAGCTGGATCATCTTCCTGACCTTCGATGGCACGATGGAGCAGATCCACATCCTCGACTGGATTCAGTCCGGCAGCCTCGATACGGCCTGGGCGATCCGGCTCGATCGCCTCACCGCGATTATGCTGATCGTGATCACCACGGTGTCGAGCCTCGTGCACCTCTACAGCTTCGGCTACATGGATCACGATCCGCAGTGGAAGAAAGGCGAGGTCTACAAACCGCGCTTCTTCGCCTATCTCTCGTTCTTCACCTTCGCCATGCTGATGCTGGTGACGGCGGACAACCTCGTGCAGATGTTCTTCGGCTGGGAGGGCGTGGGCGTGGCTTCCTACCTTCTGATCGGCTTCTACTACCGCAAACCTTCCGCCAACGCCGCCGCGATCAAGGCGTTCGTGGTGAACCGCGTGGGCGATTTCGGCTTCGCGCTCGGCATCTTCGCGCTGTTCTACCTGGTGGACAGCATCAACTTCGACGATGTCTTCGCCGCCGGCCCGGCGCTGGCCGAAACCAACCTGCATTTCCTGTGGCGTGAGTGGAACGCGGCCAACCTGATCGGCTTCCTGCTGTTCATCGGCGCGATGGGCAAATCGGCCCAGCTTTTCCTGCACACCTGGCTGCCGGACGCGATGGAAGGCCCGACGCCTGTGTCGGCGCTGATCCACGCGGCAACCATGGTGACGGCGGGCGTCTTCCTCGTCTGCCGCATGTCGCCGCTGATGGAATACGCCCCCGGCGCGCAGACCTTCATCATCTACATCGGCGCTTCCACGGCCTTCTTCGCCGCCACCGTTGGCCTCGTGCAGAACGACATCAAACGCGTGATCGCCTATTCGACCTGTTCCCAGCTTGGCTACATGTTCGTGGCCGCGGGCGTGGGCGTTTACTCGGCGGCGATGTTCCACCTCTTCACGCACGCCTTCTTCAAGGCCATGCTCTTCCTCGGTGCGGGCTCCGTGATCCACGCGATGCACCACGAGCAGGACATGCGCAACTACGGCGGCCTGCGCAAAAAGATCCCCTACACCTATTGGGCGATGATGATCGGCACGCTGGCTATCACCGGCGTCGGCATCCCGCTCACCCATATCGGCTTTGCCGGCTTCCTGTCGAAAGACGCGATCATCGAAAGTGCCTTCGGGGCGCAGTCGGACGCGGGCATGTATGCCTTCTGGATGCTCGTCGTCGCGGCCTGCATGACGAGCTTCTACAGCTGGCGCCTGATGTTCCTGACCTTCTTCGGCAAGCCGCGCGGTGACAAGCACACCCATGAGCATGCGCATGAAAGCCCGATGGTGATGCTGGTGCCGCTGGGCGTGCTCTCGCTTGGTGCAATTTTTGCCGGGATGATCTGGTTCGGCAGCTTCTTCGGCACCCATGATCAGGTGAACAAGTTCTTCGGCATCCCCGACCACCACGCAGAGGCCTCCGAAAGCCACGGCGACGCGCATGGCGATGACCACGCCAAGGCGGAAGGCGACGATCACGCCGTCGCCAAGGATGAGCACGCCGAGGACAAAGCCCACGGCGAAGGTGCTGATCACGCAGCGGAGCACGCCAGCGACGATCACGCCGCCACGGCGGCGCTGCACCACGGCCAGGCCCCGGTGGGCGCGATCTACATGCGTCCGGAAAACCACGTGATGGACAACGCCCACCACGCGCCGAAATGGGTGAAGGTCTCGCCCTTCATCGCCATGCTGATCGGGCTGTCGCTCGCCTATCTCTTCTACATCGTGAACCCGAGCCTGCCCAAACGCCTCGCTGCCTCGCAGGAGCCGCTCTACAAGTTCCTGCTCAACAAGTGGTACTTCGACGAGGCCTATGATTTCCTCTTCGTGCGCTCCTCCAAGGCGCTTGGCAACTTCTTCTGGAAGAAGGGCGACGGCGATGTGATCGACGGCGGCATCAACGGGCTTGCCATGGGCGTCATTCCCTTCTTCACCCGGCTCGCGGGCCGGGCGCAGTCGGGCTACCTATTCCACTACGCCTTCGCCATGGTGATCGGGATCGTGATCCTCGTCAGCTGGATGGTGATCGGCGGAGGAGCGAACTGA
- the nuoK gene encoding NADH-quinone oxidoreductase subunit NuoK, with translation MVGLEHYLAVAAALFVIGIFGLFLNRKNVIVILMSIELMLLAVNINLVAFSAFLGDLVGQVFTLFVLTVAAAEAAIGLAILVCFFRNRGTIAVEDVNVMKG, from the coding sequence ATGGTCGGACTTGAACACTACCTGGCGGTTGCCGCGGCACTGTTCGTGATCGGGATTTTCGGGCTCTTCCTGAACCGGAAGAACGTGATCGTGATCCTGATGAGCATCGAGCTGATGCTCTTGGCGGTGAACATCAACCTCGTGGCCTTCTCCGCCTTCCTCGGCGATCTCGTCGGGCAGGTCTTCACGCTCTTCGTGCTCACCGTCGCCGCCGCCGAGGCCGCCATCGGCCTCGCGATCCTCGTCTGTTTCTTCCGCAACCGTGGCACGATCGCGGTGGAAGATGTCAACGTGATGAAGGGCTAA
- a CDS encoding NADH-quinone oxidoreductase subunit M translates to MENLLSIITFLPLLAALIMAFFLRGDDLDARQNAKWLALLATSATFLVSLLLLIGFDPADTGFQFVEDKDWILGLSYRMGVDGISILFVMLTTFLMPLVILSCWEVTHRVKEYMIAFLVLETLMIGVFCALDLVLFYLFFEAGLIPMFLIIGIWGGKNRIYAAFKFFLYTFIGSVLMLVAMIAMYLDAGTTNIAELLQHEFSSDTISLFGWQIVGGMQMLLWVAFFASFAVKMPMWPVHTWLPDAHVQAPTAGSVVLAAILLKMGGYGFLRFSLPMFPMASEIAGPFVLWLSAIAIVYTSLVALVQEDMKKLIAYSSVAHMGYVTMGIFAANQQGIDGAIFQMLSHGFISGALFLCVGVIYDRMHTREIDAYGGLVNRMPAYALIFMLFTMANVGLPGTSGFIGEFLTLMGVFQANTWVAVVATSGVILSAAYALWLYRRVVFGDLIKESLKTITDMTRREKVIFAPLVVMTILLGVYPSLVTDVIGPSVEALVNQYTIATLDSGAATQVAQH, encoded by the coding sequence ATGGAAAACCTCCTTTCGATCATCACCTTTCTGCCGCTGCTCGCAGCACTGATCATGGCCTTCTTCCTGCGCGGCGACGATCTGGACGCGCGCCAGAACGCCAAATGGTTGGCCCTTCTGGCCACCAGCGCGACCTTCCTCGTCTCGCTGCTGCTGCTGATCGGCTTTGATCCGGCCGACACGGGCTTCCAGTTCGTCGAAGACAAGGACTGGATCCTCGGCCTGAGCTACCGCATGGGCGTGGACGGCATCTCGATCCTTTTCGTGATGCTGACGACCTTCCTGATGCCGCTTGTCATCCTCTCCTGCTGGGAGGTGACGCATCGGGTGAAGGAATACATGATCGCCTTCCTCGTGCTGGAAACGCTGATGATCGGCGTCTTCTGCGCGCTGGATCTGGTGCTGTTCTACCTGTTCTTCGAGGCAGGGCTGATCCCGATGTTCCTGATCATCGGCATCTGGGGCGGTAAGAACCGCATCTACGCTGCCTTCAAGTTCTTCCTCTACACCTTCATCGGCTCGGTGCTGATGCTCGTTGCCATGATCGCCATGTATCTGGACGCCGGCACCACCAATATCGCCGAATTGCTGCAGCACGAGTTCTCCTCCGACACGATCAGCCTCTTTGGCTGGCAGATCGTGGGCGGGATGCAGATGCTGCTCTGGGTGGCCTTCTTTGCCTCCTTCGCGGTGAAGATGCCGATGTGGCCGGTGCACACCTGGCTTCCGGACGCCCACGTGCAGGCTCCGACGGCTGGCTCCGTGGTGCTGGCGGCGATCCTGTTGAAGATGGGCGGCTACGGCTTCCTGCGCTTCTCCCTGCCGATGTTCCCGATGGCGAGCGAGATTGCGGGCCCCTTCGTGCTCTGGCTCTCGGCCATCGCCATCGTCTACACCTCGCTCGTGGCGCTGGTGCAGGAAGACATGAAGAAGCTGATCGCCTATTCCTCGGTCGCGCACATGGGCTACGTGACGATGGGCATCTTCGCCGCCAACCAGCAGGGCATTGATGGTGCGATCTTCCAGATGCTCAGCCACGGCTTCATCTCCGGCGCGCTCTTCCTCTGCGTCGGCGTGATCTATGACCGCATGCACACCCGCGAGATCGACGCCTACGGCGGCCTCGTGAACCGCATGCCCGCCTATGCGCTGATCTTCATGCTCTTCACCATGGCCAACGTCGGCTTGCCGGGCACCTCAGGCTTCATCGGCGAATTCCTCACGCTGATGGGCGTTTTCCAGGCCAACACCTGGGTTGCCGTCGTGGCCACCTCCGGCGTGATCCTCTCGGCGGCCTATGCGCTCTGGCTCTACCGCCGCGTGGTCTTCGGGGATCTGATCAAGGAAAGCCTGAAAACCATCACCGACATGACCCGCCGCGAGAAGGTGATCTTCGCGCCGCTCGTCGTGATGACGATCCTGCTCGGCGTCTACCCGAGCCTCGTGACAGACGTGATCGGGCCTTCGGTGGAAGCGCTTGTGAACCAATATACCATCGCCACGCTTGATAGCGGGGCAGCCACCCAAGTGGCGCAGCATTAA